The Streptosporangiales bacterium genome includes the window ACCCGCCAGCTGCGCCGGCGTACGACCGTGGAAGGCGACGCACTCCTCGTTCTCGCGTCGCTGCTCCGACAGGTGCAGGTGGACGGGCGCGCCGGTGCGTTCCGCCCACGACGCCACCGTCGCCATCGCGGACGGTGGGCAGGCACGCACCGAGTGCACCGCCGCGCCCAGCCGGGGCGCCTTCGCGTATGCCACGCGCGCCGCCCATGCCTCGGCGCTGCCGTCGCCGAACCGCAGCTGCGGACCGGTGAGCGGGCTGCCGTCCGGCGCCGCCTGCAGGTAGCAGGTGTCGAGCAGGGTGAGCCGCACGCCCGCGTCGCTGGCCGCCTCGACGAGGGCATGGCCCATCGCGTTCGGGTCGGCGTACGGCGTGCCACCCGCCTGGTGGTGCAGGTAGTGGAACTCCCCGACGACGGTGATCCCGGCCAGCGCCATCTCGGCGTACGCGGCCCGCGCGAGCCGCAGGTAGCTGTCGGGGTCGAGCCGCTCGGCGACGGCGTACATCTGTTCGCGCCACGACCAGAAGTCGCCGCGCCCGCCGTGCGTGCGCCCGCGCAGCGCGCGGTGGAACGCGTGCGAGTGCGCGTTCGCCAGGCCGGGCAGGGTGAGGCCGGGCAACCTGACCGCGTCGGGCGACGGGGGGACGCCGGGGCGCACCGACGTCAGCCGCTCGCCGTCGATCTCGAGCAGGACGTCGTCGCGCACGCCGTCGGGGAGGGCGGCGTGCGCGCAGTGGTACACGCTCACGACAGCAGGTCTTCGAGGACGGTGGTGAGGGCCTCGGCGCCGGCGAGGCAGTCGGCCCAGTCGGCGTGCTCGGCGGGCGAGTGCGAGACGCCGGTCGGGTTGCGCACGAAGAGCATCGCCGTCGGGACACCAGCGGTCGCCAGCACCCCGGCATCATGCCCGGCGCCGGTGGGGAGGAGCGGGACGCCCCCGAGCCGCTCCGCCAGCCTGGTCGAGAGCGCCCCGTCGAACGCCGTCTCCGGCGTGACCGACTCCCGTGTCATCGCGACGCCGACACCGTCTCGCCCACCGCGCTCGCCGGCGGCCTGCTCGACGGCCGTGACAACGTCGGACAGCGTCGCCTCGTCGGGCGCGCGGGCGTCGAGCCAGGCGCGGACGCGCGACGGGATCGCGTTCGTGCCGTTGGGTGCGACCTCGACCCGGCCGATGGTGGCGACGGCGCCTGCCTGGCGCGCCTTCTTGCGGGACGACAGCACGGTGTTGGCGAACGTCAACATCGGGTCACGGCGGTCTTCCAACCGCGTCGTCCCCGCGTGGTTGGCCTCGCCGGTGAAGTCGAGGCGCCAGCGCCCGTGCGGCCAGATGGCCGTCGCGACCCCCACTGCCGCGTCGAGGTCGACGAGCGCGCGGCCCTGCTCGACGTGCAGCTCGACGAAGCAGCCGATGCGCCCGAGCCTGGCATCGTCACGCCCGACGCCGTGCGGGTCGGCGCCTGCGCCCTCCAGCGCCGCGGCGAGCGTCGTGCCGCCGCGGTCGGTCAGGGCACGCGCCCGGGCCGGGTCGAGCTCGCCCACGAGCAGCCGCGAGCCCAGGCAGGCGATGCCGAACCGCGACCCCTCCTCCTCGGCGAACGCCACCACGGCGAGCGGACGGCTCGGCCTGGCGCCGCGCTCGCGCAGCAGCTCGACCGCGGCGAACGCCGAGACGACGCCGAGCGGCCCGTCGTACGCGCCGCCGTCGGGGACCGAGTCGAGGTGCGACCCGGTGACGACCGCACCGGGGCCAGGCTCGCCCCACCACGCCCACAGGTTGCCGTTGCCGTCCTCGTCGAGGGTGAGGTCGCGGTCGGCCGCCGCGGCGCGGAACCACGCGCGGCACTGCGCGTCGGCGGCGTCCCACCCGTGCCTGCGGTAGCCGCCGGACGCGGAGTCACGCCCGATCGGCAGCAGGTCGTCCCACAGCCCCTTCACCCTGGGGTCCCCAGCCGTGCCCCAGCCCCCCGCTGGGGTCCCCGGTCGTGGTGGACGCCACCGTTGGGGACCCCGGATGTGGTGGGGGCACCTGCTGGGGACCCCAGCGGGGGTGGGGAGACCGTCACCGGCCACCGCCCTCGCGCATGGGGACGCGGACGCCGGTACGGTCCGCGACCTCGACCGCGTCGTCGTAGCCGGCGTCGACGTGGCGGACGACGCCCATGCCCGGGTCGTTGGTCAGCACCCGCTCGATCTTCTGCGCGGCGATCGGCGTGCCGTCGGCGACGGTCACCTGGCCGGCGTGGATCGCGCGACCCATGCCCACGCCGCCGCCGTGGTGGATCGACACCCACGACGCGCCCGACGCCGTGTTGACCAGCGCGTTGAGCAGCGGCCAGTCGGCGATGGCGTCGGACCCGTCGAGCATCGCCTCGGTCTCGCGGTACGGCGACGCGACCGAGCCGCAGTCGAGGTGGTCGCGTCCCATCACGATCGGCGCCGCCACCTCGCCACGGGCGACGAGGTCGTTGAAGGCGGCGCCGGCCTTGTCGCGCTCGCCGTAGCCGAGCCAGCAGATGCGCGACGGCAGGCCCTGGAAACGGACCTTCTCGCCGGCCAGCCTGATCCACCTGGCGAGGTGCTCGTTGTCGGGGAACAGGTCGAGGATCGCCCGGTCGGTGCGCGCGATGTCGGCCGGGTCGCCGGACAGCGCCGCCCACCGGAACGGTCCCTTGCCCTCGCAGAACAGCGGACGGATGTACGCGGGCACGAAACCGGGGTAGTCGAACGCGCGGGAGAACCCGCCGAGCTGCGCCTCCTTGCGCAGCGAGTTGCCGTAGTCGAAGACCTCGGCACCTGCGTCGAGGAAGCCCACCATCGCCTCGCAGTGGGCGGCCATCGAGGTTCGCGCGCGTTCGACCAGGCCGTCGGGATCGTTCTCGCGTTCACGGTCCCAGTCGTCCAACTCGACGCCGACGGGCAGGTACTGCTGCGGGTCGTGCGCGCTCGTCTGGTCGGTGACGATGTCGATCTGGGCACCGGTCGCCAGGATCTGCGGCACGAGCTCGGCGGCGTTGCCGACGAGACCGACCGACAGCGGCTTGCGGTCACGCCGCGCCTCGTCGACGATCGCGAGCGCGTGGCTCACGTCGGTGGCCGAGACGTCGAGGTAGCCGTGCTCGATGCGGCGCCGCACCCGGCTCGGGTCGCAGTCGATGCACAGGGCGACGCCGTCGTTCATGGTGACCGCGAGCGGCTGCGCGCCGCCCATCCCGCCGAGGCCCGCCGTCAGGGTGACCGTGCCCGCGAGCGAGCCGCCGAACCGCTTCGCGGCGATCGCGGCGAACGTCTCGTACGTGCCCTGCAGGATGCCCTGCGTGCCGATGTAGATCCACGACCCGGCGGTCATCTGGCCGAACATGGTCAGGCCGAGCGACTCGAGCCGGCGGAACTCCTCCCAGGTCGCCCACTCGGGCACCAGGTTGGAGTTGGCGATCAGCACGCGCGGCGCCCACTCGTGGGTGCGGAACACCGCGACCGGCTTGCCGGACTGGACGAGCAGCGTCTCGTCGCCGGCGAGTCCCCGCAGCGTCCGGACGATCGCGTCGTACGCGTCCCAGCTGCGCGCTGCCTTGCCGGAACCGCCGTAGACGACGAGCTTGTCGGGGTGCTCGGCCACCTCGGGGTCGAGGTTGTTCATGAGCATGCGCAGGGCGGCCTCCTGCGGCCAGCCCTGGCAGGACAGGTCGCCACCGCGTGGCGCGCGTACCGTTCTCATCCGAACCCGCTCTCGTCCGTCGCCACTCCGTGTACGAATGAAATCATGCGGCATCTCTTGTCCTGCATCAAGTCATTCCATACACTTCCCCGCATGTCCTCGGCGCTCGACAGCCCCTCGCGACGACAGCTGCCCGACCTGCTGTCGCGCCGCCGCCTGTCACCCGCCCAGCGGCGCATCGCGCAGTTCGTGCTCGAGAACGCCGCCGAGGCCGCGTTCCTGTCCAGCACCGACCTCGCAGGGCGGGCCGGCGTGAGCCAGCCGTCGGTGACCCGCTTCGCCGCGGCACTCGGGTTCGCCTCCTACCAGGACTTCCGCGGCGCCCTGCGCGAGCAGCTGCTCGGCAACGACGCCGAGCCCACCGACGGCCTGCAGACCAACGCGCTGCAGGACGCAGTCCTGCACGAGGCCGCCAACCTGCGCAAGCTCGCACACGCGCTGCGCGACTCCACCCAGATCGAGGCCGCCGCCGCCGAGCTCTCCGCCTCGCAGCCCCTCGTGGTGCTGGGGCTGCGGGTGTCGGCTGGCGTCGCGAGCCACTTCGCGTACTGCGCGCAGAAGGTGCTGCCCGACGTGCGCGTGATCACCAGCGGCGACTCGACCGCGCGTGACCTCCTCGACCAGGCGGCGCTCGCCGGGGCCACCCACGTGCTCGCCTTCGTCCTCCCCCGCTACCCGCGGGAGACCCTGGAGATGATGCGGTACGCACGCGAACGAGACCTTCGCGTCGTCGCGATCTCCGACACCCAGCTCGAACCCGTCGCCGGCCACGCCGACCGCGTGCTCGCCGCCGCCGTGGGCAGCCGTCTCGTCTTCGACTCACACGTCGTGCCCGAGATGCTCGCCCTGGTCCTGCTCGAGTCCATCAGCGACCACACGAGGGACCGCACCCAGCGGCGGCTCGAACGGTTCGAGGAGACCACCGCACGCCACCGCGTCTTCCAGACCGCGTAACGACGCGCGGCCGTCGGTCCGGACCAGGTGACCGTGCCCACGAAGGGGCCAGAAGGTGACCGACCAGCAGCAGCGCAGCCAGGCACGCCGCGCCCGTCACATGATGTGGCCCGTCCTGCCCGGAGTCGTCGCGCTCCTCGCGTGGCAGTTCGGGTCCGGCACGGTCGTGCCGGCGGTCTACGTGAGCACGCCGCTCGACGTGGCCGGCAGGCTCGTCCAGGTCGTCGCGAGCGGTGAGATCATCCCCGACCTGACCACGACCCTCGTCGAGTTGGTGCTCGGCTTCGTCTTCGGCTCGATCGGCGGGTGCGTCATCGGCTACCTGCTCGGCAGGTCGAGCTTCGCCGCCCGGATGTTCGAGCCCTACATCATGGCGGCGTACGGGATCCCGATGATCACGATCGCCCCGCTGTTCATCATCTGGTTCGGGATCGGCATCTGGTCCAAGGTGACCATCGCCACGATCATGGTCTTCTTCATCGTCTTCTTCAACGTCTTCATGGGCGTGCGCAACGTCGACGTCGAGCTCGTCAAGGTCGCCCGTGCCCTCGGCGCCGACCAGGCGCAGCTCACCCGGCACGTCTACCTGCGCGCGACCATGCCGTACATCTTCATGGGCCTGCGCGCGGGCGTTCCGTACGGCGTCATCGGCGTGATCGTCGGCGAGTTCATCTCCGCGTTCCGCGGGCTCGGCCTGTACATGAACAAGGCGTCGACGACGTTCGACCCCGCCGGGGTCTTCGCCGGGATCATCATCCTGCTCGCGTTCATCCTCGTCGTGAAGTTCCTCATCGGCATCGCCGAGAAACGGGTGCTGCGCTGGCACGCGAGCCTGCGCGACAGCCACTGACCCGTTCGGAAAGGAAGCCAGTGACACGTCTCACCCGTACCTCGTTCGTGGCCGTCGCGGCCGCCGCTGTCGTCGGACTCGCCGCGGCATGCAACCCCGCCGCACCCGGGCAGGGCAAGGAGTTCGAGGGCGGCGCCGTCCGCCTCGCGCAACCCCTGGTCAACCTCAGCTACCTCGCGATCGACAACGCCCGCGCCGGCGGCGCGTTCACCGACAACGGCGTCAAGGTGAACTGGGCACTGGCCTCCGGCGGTGACGCGTCGATCCTCGCCGCGCTCAGCGCCGGGGACGTCCAGTTCGCCGCCGTCGGCACCGACGCGGTGCTCAGCGCGGTCGACAAGGGCCAGCACTACCAGCTCGTCTACTGCCTCAGCGCCACCCTGACCCAGGAGCTGGTCGTCTCCGACACGTGGCTGAAGGAGGCGGGCGTCTCGCCCGACGATCCGGTCGAGAAGCGGCTCGCCGCACTGTCCGGCGCGACCATCGGCGTCAACGCGCTCGGCGGCCTGCAGGACCAGCTCGCCCACTACTACCTGCAGCAGGGCGGAGTCTCGGAGAGCGACGCGAGGATCGCCAAGATCGGACCGCCGCCGGCGCTCGAGGCGGCCCTGGCCAAGGGGCAGATCGACGCGTTCGTGCTCAGCCCGCCCGAGGGCCCGAAGATGGAGGAGCAGGGCGTCGGCAGCGTGCTGCTGCGCAACAGCGAGCTGCCGGAGCTGAAGAAGTTCTGCGGCCTCGGCCTGGTGACCACCAAGGAGTTCGCCGAGCAGAACGGCGACCTGGTCCGCAAGGTCGCCGCGAGTCTCGCCGACGCCAGCGCCACGGTGCGCAGCGACCCGGCACGCGTCGCCAACACGCTGCAGAAGGCGTACTACCCGAAGGTCGCCGAGCCGCTGATGCGCGAGTCGGTCGAGCAGCTCGAGCCGTCGATCCGCGGCAAGGGGCGGATGGACGCGGCGATGCTCGGAGCCGTGGTGCGGTTCGTCGAGGAGACCGACGGGCACGACCTGTCCATCGACGCGAAGTCGGGCGAGGGCGAGTGGTGGACCAACGACTACCTGCCGAAGAACGGGTGACGGAATGCCTCGATCCGACAGGGTCGGGACGGGCACCGCGGTGCTCGAGCTCGACGACGTGCGCAAGTCGTTCACGAGCCCTTCGGGAGACAGCCTCACCGTTCTCGACGGGGTCTCGGTACGGCTCGTCGAGAACCAGTTCACCGTGCTCGTCGGACCGAGCGGCTGTGGCAAGACGACACTGCTCGAGGTCGCCGTCGGCCTGAGCCAACCGACGTCGGGCGAGGTGCGGTGCTTCGGGCAGTCGCTCACGCAGCTGCGCAAGGACGTCGGCTACATCACCCAGCAGGCCAACCTGTTCCCCTGGTACACACTGCGCGAGAACGTCCAGCTACCGCTGCAGCTACGCGGCGTCGACCGGGCCGAGCGGGTGGAACGGGCCGACAGGTTCATCGAGATCGCCGGCCTCACCGGCTTCGGGGACCACTTCCCGCACCAGCTCTCCGGCGGCATGCAGAAGAGGGCGTCGATCATCAGGACGCTCATCTACGACCCACAGGTCATCCTCATGGACGAGCCGTTCGGCGCGCTCGACGCCCAGACCCGCATGATCATGCAGGACTACCTGCTGACCATGTGGGCCGAGACGAGGGCGACGGTGTTCTTCGTGACCCACGACCTGCAGGAGGCCGTGATCCTCGCCGACAACGTCGTGCTGCTCACCGGGCAACCGACGAAGGTCAAGACCGACATCGCGATCGACCTGCCCCGCCCGCGCAACGTCTTCGAGCCGTACGCGATGCCGGGGTTCGTCGAGACGTACGACAAGGTCTGGAACATCTTCAAGAGCGAGATCCGCGGCCAGCTGGTCCGCGTCCACGACGGGAGCGACCAGTGAGGGAGATCGGCATCGAGTACGTCAGCGGCCTCGTGCAGGACGAGGTCGCGCTCTCCGACACCGAGATCGTCGACGCGGTCGAGGGTGCGTTGCACGCGCAAGGTAAGGGCGAGACCGTGATCGAGCCGCGCGTCCACCTCGAGCCGGGTGCGGAGCTGAACGGCCACTTCAACGTGCTGCGCGGCTGCATCAAGCCGCTCGGCGTCGCTGGGGTCAAGGTCGTCGGCGACTACGTCGACAACTACCGCCGCGGCCTGCCGTCCGAGCTCGCGCTGCTGAACCTCTTCGACATGCACACCGGCGTCCCGCTCGCCGTGCTCGACGCGACGAGGATCACCGAGATGCGCACGGGTGCCCTGACCGCCGTCGGCGCGAAGTGGCTCGCCCGCAGTGACTCGAAGGTGCTGGGCCACATCGGCGCGCGCGGCACGGCGTACTGGAACGTCCGGCTGCTCGACGGCATCTTCGACTTCGACGAGATCAGGGTGCACTCGCGGCGGCCGGAGAGCCGCGACACGTTCGCCGAGCGCCTGTCGAAGGACCTGGGCAAGCCGGTGCGGGCGACGTCGGACTGGGAGTCGTGCGTGCGGGGAGCCGACATCGTGGTCGAGGCGTCACGCCTGCCCGAGCCGGAGCCGCTGCTGCGGACGGCGTGGATCGAGCCCGGCGCGTTCGTGGTGCCGTACGGCACGATGAGCGCCGTCGAGCTGTCGCTCACCGACGTGATGGACAAGCTCGTCGTCGACGACTGGTCGCAGTGCCGCGGCGGGAAGTTCGGCGCGCTGCGCCGGCACGTCGAGACCGGCCGGCTCAGCGAGGAGACCCTGCACGCCGAGCTGTGCCAGATCGTGGTCGGTGAGAAGCCGGGACGCGAGTCGGATGAGGAGACCACCCTCTTCTGGCACCGCGGCCTGTCGCTGTCGGACATCGCCCTCGGCCACGCGTACCTGCGCCGCGCCCGTGAGCTGGGCATGACCCAGGCGCTGCCCCTGACCCGCGTCTGACTCCTACGGGCGGAGGCCGGCGACGAGGTCGCTCGGCACGACCCGCACGGCGAACGGCTCGTCGGCGTCGTACGGCTGGTCACCGACGACGTGGGCGACCCGCTCGTACACACCGTCCGCGGACAGCGCGAACACCGTGAGCGCAGGCTCGTCGCGGTCGGGATCGACCAGCCAGTACCGCGGCACGCCCAGCCGCTCGTAGAACGCCTTCTTCAGGTTCGCGTCATGCAGCCGGCTCGTCGGCGAGATCACCTCGACCGTGAGCACCGGCGCTGCCGGCAGGAACTTCTCCGTCAGGTCGGCATACCGCGCGACGAGCACATCCGGCTGCACCTCGTTCGCGCGATCGGGCCGGACGCCGAACGGGGCGTGCAACGTGCGGAACTCCCGCGGGCCCGCGCCGCGCAGGAGCACCGCGATCGCGAGGCTGACCTCGCCGTGCGGCCAGCCGGGTGCCGGACTCACCAGCAGCTCGCCGTCGATGAGCTCGTACCTGCGACCGTCATCGGGCATCGTCTCCAGGTCATCGACCGTGAAGGGACGCGACATGCCCGTCAGGCTCATGGCCGTCATGATCCCTCCTTTCTCCGTCGGGCGCCAGCATGACGGAGCGGACCGGCGGCGGGCCGCAGCCGACGGGATCTGTGGATGACCGACCCGAGGCTGCGTCCGGTCAACTCTCCCGCCGACCCAGGTCGCCGACCTGCTCGGCGTACCAGACGACCTCGCTCACGTGCTCGGCGATCGTGCGGAGGGTCCAGCTGTCGCCGCGGTCGGCGTCCCAGGCGGCGCTGCCGGCCGCGGCGTACCGGAGCGCGAAGGTGCGACCCAGCCTGGTCAGGCGCTGCTCGGCCTCACGCAGGTCGGCCTCGGTGAAGCGCGCCCAGTCGGCGTCGACGGTGACCTTGCTCTCCGCCCAACCGTTCGGCTGGGTCGGTGCGCCGGCGAGCAACGCCTCGACCTCGGCGAGGTGGTCGACGAGGTGGTCGGCGATCCTGCGTACCGCCTTGTGCGGGGTGTAGATCCGAGCGCCGTCGTCGGCGGGCGTGACGCGGGGCACGCCGTCCCACGCGAGCCAGGTGCGGGCGAGGTCGAGGCACCGGTCGACCGCGGTCTCGACGGCGGAAGCGGGGTTGATGTCGGTCATGCCGCGGACGTTAGCCGCGGAACGCTTCGGTGCCGGCCGAAAGGCGTCCGGCATACGCTGCCGGGATGGAACGCGACCTCGCGCCGGTGGCGGCGATCATCGCCGAGCCCGCCCGTGCCGCGATGCTCGACGCACTGCTGTCCGGCCGGGCCATGCCGGCGGGCGAGCTGGCGCGCGTCGCCGGGGTGAGCGCGTCCACCGCGAGCGAGCATCTCGCCCGGATGCGGCAGGTAGCGCTGGTCGACGTGGTCCGGCAGGGGCGACACCGCTACTACCGGCTCGCGAACGTGGCCGTCGCGCAGGCGCTCGAGGCACTCGCGCACATCGCGCCGCCCCGACAGATCAGGTCGCTGCGCCAGTCCCGGCAGGCGGAGTCGCTCGCGTTCGCGCGGACGTGCTACGACCACGTCGCCGGGACGTTGGGCGTCACGATTCTCGACGGCTTCCTCGCGCGGGACTGGCTCACCGACGCCGACGGCGGGTACGGCGTGACGTCGCACGGTGCGGAGGAGCTGGGGCGGTGGGGAGTCGACGTCGCCGACGCACGGCGCAGGCGGCGTGCCTTCGCTCGACCGTGCCTGGACTGGACCGAGCGCAGGTACCACCTCGCCGGCGCGCTCGCCGCCGCCTGGACCACACGCATGCTCGACCTCGGCTGGGTCGTGCCCAGGACGAGCGACAGCCGCGCGCTCCGGTTGACGCGGAAGGGAGCGGCAGGCGTGCACGAGCTGCTCCGGATCGACACCCTGCAGGCGTAGTCCCGGTCAGTCGGGGATCGTGGCCGCGAGCAGGTCGTCGAGGGTGTCCGCCTTCTCCACGCCGTCGACGAGCTCGCGCAGCCGGCGCGCCTGCGCCGCGCCGAGCACGGGGTCGACGAGGTCGTGGTACTTCGCGGCGAGCTCGTCGTCGCTCATCCGGTTCTCCGGCGTGCCCGTCGCCGCGAGCACGTCGACGGTCTGCGTGCGGCCGTCGCCGAGGACTGCGGTGGCGTGGGCCTGGGTGTGCGGGACGTCCGTGTCGGGCCGCAGCTCGATCCGCGCCATCAACGCCCGCACGTCGGGACGCACGACGTTGGTGTCGGTGAACTGGTGCTCGCCCGCCGCGCCGTCGATGAGCGCGATCGCCGAGGCGAAGACGGTGCTGAACTTCCCCTCGAGACCGGTGCGGGGCTCCAGCCTGCCGGTCAGCTCGACGACGAGGGGGTTGACCCGCAGCTCGATGCGCTCGACCTGCTCGGCGTCGATCGCATGGTCACGACCGAGCCTGCGCACGGAGTCGATCACCGGATGGGCGACCACGCCGCAGGCGTACGGCTTGACCCCGTTGCGGAAGATCTCCCACCGCTCGCCGAGCGCGTCGGTCAGCCGGCCCGCGTCCGCGTCGGTCGCGGTGACCGCGAGCAGCCCGCGCCTGCCCTGGATCGGGTCGGGCGCGGTGGTGTAGCCGTGCCCGGCCAGCAGCGCCGACGTCAGGCCGTCGGCGGCGGCGCGGCCGGAGTGGAACGACTTGGTCATCGACCCGAAGTGCTCCCGGTGCCCGCTCGCCTGGGTGGACGCGAGCCCGAGCGCGTACACGACCTCGCCCGGCGTCAGGCCGGCGAGCACCGCCGACGCGCTCGCCGCGGCGAGCGTGCCCGTCGTGCCGGTCATGTGCCAGCCGATGTCGTAGTGCGTGGGGTAGAGGGCGAGGCTGACCCGCGCGCCCACCTCGTACCCGAGGGCGTGCGCCCGCACGACCTCGCTCCCGGTCAGTCCCCGCCACTGCGCCAGCGCGAGCGACGACGCGTACAGCGGCACGGTGGGGTGCAGGATCGTCGGCACGTGCGTGTCGTCGAAGTCGAAGACATGCCCGGCGACGCCGTTGGCCAGCGCCGCGTCGGTGGCACGCACCCGGTCGGCCGTGCCGAGCAGGAGCGCCTGCGGGTGGCCGCCGAGCTCACGGACGTACGCGCGGACGAGCCGCGGCGCCTCGGCGTCGACCGCGCCGATCGTGACGCCGAGGAAGTCGAGCAGGCACCGCCTGCTCTCGGCGAGGACGTCGTCGGGGACGTCGGCGTCGTCGGTCTCCGCGAGGAAGCGGGCCAGGGCCGCGGTCTCCGGACTCGTCCTATCGTCGAGATCATTCCGCATCGCGATAAGCCTTCCCGATCTATAGAAGTCGGCAGCGTAGCATCGCGTCCCGCCCTTGTGTCACCCCGAACGGACGACCTAATGTGTCCGCATTGCAGCACCTCTTTCTGCGATACGGAACGTGGGGGAGACGTCGGCATGACGACCACCGTGGCGCTCGCCGAGTTCGCCGCCGGCCTGACGGCGACGTCGACCCCGCCCGAGGTCACCCACCAGGCCAAGCGCGCTCTGCTCGACTGGGCCGGTGTCACCCTGGCCGGCAGCCGCACCGACGCCGCGCGCATCGCGTACGACGCCGGGCTGTCGGCGGGAGGGCCGGGCACGTCACCGGTCGCCGGTCGCCGCGAGGGCAGGAGCCCGGCGTTCGCGGCGCTGGCCAACGGGATCGCCTCGCACGTGCTCGACTACGACGACACCTTCAACCCCGGCCTCACCACGGTGCACGGCAGCGCACCCGTCTGGCCGGCCGTGCTCGCCGCCGCCCACGCGCGCGGGTCGTCGGGTGCCGCGGCGCTGACCGCGTTCGTCGCGGGCTACGAGACCGAGGTGCGGGTGGCGCTCGCCGCGGGACCGGCGCACTACGACATCGGGTGGCACGTGACCGGCACCGTCGGGCACCTCGGCGCGGCCGCGGCGGTGGCGAACGTCCTCGGCCTCGACGCGGCGACGACGGTCGCCGCGCTGGGCACCGCCGGCACGCAGGCCGCCGGGCTCAAGGCGGTCTACGGCAGCATGGGCAAGTCGCTGCACCCGGGCAAGGCCGCGATGGACGGCCTGCTGTCGGCGTACCTCGCGGCCGGTGGTTTCACGTCGTCCACCGCGATCGTCGAGGCGCACCGCGGCTTCCTCGACATCCTCACCACGGACGCGGTCGCCGAACGCGCGACCGAGGGCCTCGGCGAGCGGTGGTTCCTGCCGAGGGACGGCTTCAAGGCGTACGCCTGCGGGTCGCTCGCCCACCCCGCCATCGACGCGGTGCTACGGCTGCGCGCGGAGCACGGCCTCGACCCCGCGGACGTGGCGGCCGTCGAGGTCGAGGCGCACGACTACGTCGTCTCGACCACGGGGAACAAGGAGCCGCGAACGGGCCTGGAGGGCAAGTTCAGCGTGTTCCACTGCGTCGCCGTGGCCGTCGTCGACGGGGCCGCACGGTTGGCGCAGTTCACCGACGACCGTGTCACCGACCCGGCCGTCATCTCCGTCCGCGACC containing:
- a CDS encoding Uma2 family endonuclease, with the translated sequence MTAMSLTGMSRPFTVDDLETMPDDGRRYELIDGELLVSPAPGWPHGEVSLAIAVLLRGAGPREFRTLHAPFGVRPDRANEVQPDVLVARYADLTEKFLPAAPVLTVEVISPTSRLHDANLKKAFYERLGVPRYWLVDPDRDEPALTVFALSADGVYERVAHVVGDQPYDADEPFAVRVVPSDLVAGLRP
- a CDS encoding metalloregulator ArsR/SmtB family transcription factor, yielding MERDLAPVAAIIAEPARAAMLDALLSGRAMPAGELARVAGVSASTASEHLARMRQVALVDVVRQGRHRYYRLANVAVAQALEALAHIAPPRQIRSLRQSRQAESLAFARTCYDHVAGTLGVTILDGFLARDWLTDADGGYGVTSHGAEELGRWGVDVADARRRRRAFARPCLDWTERRYHLAGALAAAWTTRMLDLGWVVPRTSDSRALRLTRKGAAGVHELLRIDTLQA
- a CDS encoding MmgE/PrpD family protein, whose protein sequence is MRNDLDDRTSPETAALARFLAETDDADVPDDVLAESRRCLLDFLGVTIGAVDAEAPRLVRAYVRELGGHPQALLLGTADRVRATDAALANGVAGHVFDFDDTHVPTILHPTVPLYASSLALAQWRGLTGSEVVRAHALGYEVGARVSLALYPTHYDIGWHMTGTTGTLAAASASAVLAGLTPGEVVYALGLASTQASGHREHFGSMTKSFHSGRAAADGLTSALLAGHGYTTAPDPIQGRRGLLAVTATDADAGRLTDALGERWEIFRNGVKPYACGVVAHPVIDSVRRLGRDHAIDAEQVERIELRVNPLVVELTGRLEPRTGLEGKFSTVFASAIALIDGAAGEHQFTDTNVVRPDVRALMARIELRPDTDVPHTQAHATAVLGDGRTQTVDVLAATGTPENRMSDDELAAKYHDLVDPVLGAAQARRLRELVDGVEKADTLDDLLAATIPD
- a CDS encoding MmgE/PrpD family protein; translation: MCPHCSTSFCDTERGGDVGMTTTVALAEFAAGLTATSTPPEVTHQAKRALLDWAGVTLAGSRTDAARIAYDAGLSAGGPGTSPVAGRREGRSPAFAALANGIASHVLDYDDTFNPGLTTVHGSAPVWPAVLAAAHARGSSGAAALTAFVAGYETEVRVALAAGPAHYDIGWHVTGTVGHLGAAAAVANVLGLDAATTVAALGTAGTQAAGLKAVYGSMGKSLHPGKAAMDGLLSAYLAAGGFTSSTAIVEAHRGFLDILTTDAVAERATEGLGERWFLPRDGFKAYACGSLAHPAIDAVLRLRAEHGLDPADVAAVEVEAHDYVVSTTGNKEPRTGLEGKFSVFHCVAVAVVDGAARLAQFTDDRVTDPAVISVRDRITVLVDPERAKDSALVRIRLTGGRTLTCETAHNKGTPENPMSDDDLTEKFGDLAGDVLGTEAAAALAGVIWRMDSVDDVRELTEALRA